gccacacagtatCATTTAGGTGGCCCTTGTATTTAAGGGAGGGGGTAGGAGAGATGGCAGATGGATGGCCCTTGATGGaaaataaagggatcaggggaataTGGTGATCAATATGATCAATAAGAACAGGAGGAtggggagtgatcttatagaggtgtataagaccatgatGGGGATAGAtcgggagtctcttgcccagagtatgggaatcaaagacaagagagcataggtttaaggtgaaggaaggaaagatttaatagggacctgaggagtaacttttttacacaaagggtggtaggtttaaagtttagaaaataggtgcaggaggaggccattcggccctttgagccagcaccgccattcattgtgatcatggctgatcgtcccctatcaataacccgtgcctgccttctccccatatcccttgattccactagcccctagagctctatctaactctctcttaaacccatccagtgacttggcctccactgccccctgtggcagggaattgcacaaattcacaactctgggtgaaaaaggtatttctcacctcagtcttaaatgacctcgcctttattctaagactgtgtgtgtgtcccctggttctggactcacccaacattgggaacatttttcctgcatctagcttgtccaatccttctataattgtatatgtttctataagatcccctcccactcatccttctaaactccagtgaatacaagcctagtcttttcaatacgacagtcccgccatcccagggatcaatctcgtgaacctacgctgcactgcctcgatcgcaaggatgtgtgtgtgtgggtgagaggcAGGAGGGAGGAATGTtcgactcacatacacacacacagaccacacacgaAACTAGTTCTCGACAGTTTAATGTGACATGTGGGGGTCGATGGGGTGGGAttgggggatgggggttggggggtggggtgtgggggggttggggtgggtgggtgggggggtgggggtgggtgggtttgagggtgggggtagggggggaaggGGTCCAGGCAGCCAGGCAACCCGCGATGGCCAGGCTACGCTACAGGTGATGGGCAACTGTGGGTGGAGATGGACTCGTCAGCAAAGTAGGCCCGGTTGAAGTCGACAGGCTGCTCCTGCAGCTTCAGCCCCTGCATACAACCCTGGTAGTAGGACCAGTTGTAGCCCATACTCTCCAACGCtggggggggaatgggagagagagagagagggttagtCTGCAGTGTCCAGGGGTCACCAACCATTCCCCCGACccttccttcatagaaacatcgaaaataggtgcaggagtagaggccattcagcccttcgagcctgcaccgccattcaatatgatcatgactgatcatccaactcagtatcccatccttgccttctctccatatcccctgatccctttagccacaagggccacatctaactccctcttaaatatagccaatgaactgtgtggcctcaactaccttctgtggcagagaattccacagattcaccactctctgtgtgaaaaatgattttctcatctcggtcctaaaagacttccctcttatccttaaaccgtgtggccccttgttccctttacttccccaaacatcgggaacaactcttcctgcatatagcctgtccaacccctgtggcagagaattccacagattcaccagtttctataagatgattttctcatctcggtctaaattccagcgagtacccctagttctggactccccagtctttcttcatatgaatcttCCTGCCATCccctgtctggtgaaccttctctgtactccctttgtatggtaagaatgtcccttccctcagattaggaattccagcgagtacaactgtacgctatccagtctttgttcatcTCACCAAGACCTGCCAACTGCAGTAATCAGTCCCTGAacctcctagactcaaatcctctatggtaagaatgtccttcctcaggttaggaggagaccaaaactgtacgcaatactccaggtgtggtctcaccaagaccctgtacaactgcagtagaacctccctgctcctatactctaatccttttgctatatCATCCCAACACAAATCCCTCTGCATCCCAACgccctacacccctccccccatctctgtAACGGGAGGGGTagaagtgggaggggagggggggagaacttACCCGGGAGCCCCCCAAAGAAGATCAGAGCGTCGGTGTGGAACCAGGCATTGTGGAGGGAGGCGAAAAGTCCGGGCCCCAGCGGCTGGCTCTGCAGCTGGTCCCCGATGGCCAGAGTGGCCTCCTCCCCGGACACAGTGAGCGAGAGAGGCTGCCCCTGGCAGAGCTGGCTGGGTCCCGGAAACTCCACCAGCTCCGTTCCTCCCAGACTCAATCGGAACACCTGCGGAGAACAAGGGGGTCGTCAGCTCGGCAAGGTTCAGCACCcaaaacgttttgggccgaaacccttcttcagacatataagattatatgaAATcttatgtaagattgttaagggtttcgttgaaacatttaagattgttaagggcttagacacgctagaggcaggaaacatgttcccgatgttgggggagtccagaaccaggggccacacacacacagtttatgaataaggggtaggccatttagaacggaggcgaggaaacactttttctcacagagagtggtgagtctgtggaattctctgcctcagagggcggtggaggccggttctctggatgctttcaagagagagctagatggggctcttaaaaatagcgaagtcaggggatatggggagaaggcaggaacggggtactgattggggatgatcagccatgatcacattgaatggcggtgctggctcgaagggccgaatggcctactcctgcacctgttgtcgattgtctaatctggaggtgtgtgtgcgttcgtttgcacacttctgttcctcctgcccgatgggagagggggggggaagagggagactggtccttgattttccCGGTCCATCCCAGTATCCCGTCCGGAACGCCGCCTACTCACCTCCGTCATGTCCTTCCTCACAAAGTCCAGCTGCAGCAGACGGCTGTAACTCTCGGACAGGACCGCCAACACCATCCCGCTGTGTTTAGTTGGTCGGATCACCCCCTCGAACCGCAACACCCACTCCTCCAGAGACTCCGAAACATTCCAGAAACCTGGAGAGGATCAGCCAAATCTCtcagtcccatccccaccccccccccccttcccactaaATCTTCGATTCAACCTTCTAATAATCAATTAAATCCCCTCTATTCcattcaatcccccccccccccctcccccaccctcacctttaTCCTAATTTTGCTACTCtgggttttgacacgctagaggcaggaaacatgttcccgaagttgggggagtccacaaccaggggccacacacacgcagtttaaggataatggagaccgagatgagaaagcgtagagggagtacagagaaggttcaccagactgattcctgggatgtcaggactttcatataacaattacagcacggaaacaggccatctcggccctacaagtccgtgaagaaagactggatagactcggcttgtactcgctagaatttagaagattgaggggggggatcttatagaaacttacaaaattcttaaggggttggacaggctaaatgcaggaagattgttcccgatgttggggaagtccagaacaaggggccacacacacagtttaaggataagggggaaatcttttaggaccgagttgagaaaaaaagaaattcacacagagagtggtgaatctgtggaattctctgccacagaaggtagttgaggccacacagttcattggttatatttaagagagagttagatgtggcccttgtggctaaagggatcagggggtatggagagaaggcagggatgggatactgagttggatgatcagccatgatcatattgaatggcggtgcaggctcgaagggccgaatgacctctactcctgcacctattgtctatgtttctattaggagaccaaaagtgcacacaagtcttgatggaaggaaggcgaTTCTCTTACCACTGGTCTTGAAGACAGCCATTCCCAATCCTTGGAAGAAGGTTCCAGACATGATGCTGGTGGGGCATTGGATGTTGGGATTACTGGAGACCTTCTTGTCCAGCCACGAGGTGTTCTGTTGCAGCCAGTCCCAGTTGGAGATGCAGGCGTCCAATCTTTGTTTGACCTGGAGGGTTGAAAGGCCAAACGTTCGGTCAACCCTTGACCTGTGACCTCTCGCTGCAGGTCAAAGGGCATCCAAGACtgttaagggtttcgacacgctagaggcaggaaacacgttcctgatgttgggggagtccataaccaggggccacacacacacagtttaagaataaggggtaagccatttagaacggagacgaggaaacactttttctcacagagagtggtgagtctgtggaattctctacctcagagcgcggtggaggccggttctctggatgctttcaagagagagctagatagagctcttaaagatagctaggatatggagaggatgtttccactagtgggagagtctaggaccagagggcacagcctcagaataaaaggatagctTCTGGAGTAGGAAGAGAATCAAAggtttttaggaccgagatgaggaaaacatttttcacacagggagtggtgaaactgtggaattctctgccacagaaggtagttgaggccacagttcattggctatatttaatagggagttagatgtggcccttgtggctaaagagatcagagggtatggagagaaggcaggtacaggatactgagttggatgatcagccatgaccatattgaatggcgaatggtgcaggctcgaagggccgaatggcctactactgcacctgttttctatgtttctatgttttggggagaaggcaggagaatgtggttgagagggagagatagagtcaggggagaaggcaggaacggggtactgattgggggtgatcacattgaatggcggcgctggctcgaagggccgaatggcctctactcctgcacctgttgtctattgttgatTGCAACTCACCGGCATGAGGAGCTTGGACTCGTTGAAGAGCAGGTTGCCCACGGCTATACGGATTTTGACCATGCTCCCCTCCAGGCCCACGCTGGGCAAGATGGTGATGGAAAGAGATGGCTGCTGGTTCACTAACAGCTGGATGCTGTTCTTGGTACTCGTCACCTTGATCTGATGGGATTAGAGTCGTACACGTTAgtctgtagacaaaagtgctggagaaactcagcgggtaaggcagcatctatggagggaaggaacaggcgacgtttcgggtcgagacccttcgggtctcgacccgaaacgtcacctgttccttccctccatagatgaatgaatgaaaaatttTTAATTGCcaactattcacatacaaggaatttgccttggtgctccgcccgcaagtgacaacatgacatacagtgacagtttggaatgacacataaaacattgaacattaataataaaacattagaccaagtgcaggctcccccaacgcagctgttCCCCACCCGTAGCcctcacgggagacgtggtcctccaactgaagattcgagcactcagcagtccggctgtttttaaatcttatagatcttatagaaacttacaaaattcttaaggggttagaaac
This DNA window, taken from Leucoraja erinacea ecotype New England unplaced genomic scaffold, Leri_hhj_1 Leri_51C, whole genome shotgun sequence, encodes the following:
- the shbg gene encoding sex hormone-binding globulin, producing MGPVWQLSALGLLAAFVSADLSLFQQRAFVMPERIYSHCFHWGTNKSPKLHSLSAGSTSVGPSHTLEALIEGADSFKSEFDLRTLDPEGVLFSGDTDEGDNWFVLALRGGHPEIQISNKYCNITVQSGDQLSDGHWRRIKVTSTKNSIQLLVNQQPSLSITILPSVGLEGSMVKIRIAVGNLLFNESKLLMPVKQRLDACISNWDWLQQNTSWLDKKVSSNPNIQCPTSIMSGTFFQGLGMAVFKTSGFWNVSESLEEWVLRFEGVIRPTKHSGMVLAVLSESYSRLLQLDFVRKDMTEVFRLSLGGTELVEFPGPSQLCQGQPLSLTVSGEEATLAIGDQLQSQPLGPGLFASLHNAWFHTDALIFFGGLPALESMGYNWSYYQGCMQGLKLQEQPVDFNRAYFADESISTHSCPSPVA